The Camelus ferus isolate YT-003-E chromosome 4, BCGSAC_Cfer_1.0, whole genome shotgun sequence genome has a segment encoding these proteins:
- the LOC102517276 gene encoding interferon omega-1, translating to MALVMLFPSPVPSILCGLPQSLDLGKQDTFTDLDQMGTTSLLSCLKYRIAFKFPQEHVDGSQLQKAQAVSVLHEMLQQINLFHAERSSASWDTTLLDNLRTGLHPQLKDLDTCLVQVMGEQDSAQGRAGPTLVLKSYFQGIHLFLKEKTDSDCAWEIVQLEIRRYFLFINKLIGKLRE from the coding sequence ATGGCACTGGTGATGCTcttccccagccctgtcccctccaTTCTCTGTGGCCTGCCTCAGAGCCTGGACTTGGGAAAGCAGGACACCTTCACAGATCTGGACCAAATGGGGACAacctctcttctttcctgtctgaAGTACAGGATTGCATTCAAATTCCCTCAGGAGCATGTGGATGGCAGCCAGCTCCAGAAGGCCCAGGCCGTCTCTGTCCTCCACGAGATGCTCCAGCAGATCAACCTCTTCCACGCAGAGCgctcctctgcttcctgggaCACCACCCTCCTGGACAATCTCCGCACTGGACTCCATCCGCAGCTGAAGGACCTGGACACCTGTTTGGTGCAGGTGATGGGAGAGCAAGACtctgcccagggaagggcaggccCTACACTGGTGCTGAAGAGCTACTTCCAGGGAATCCATCTCTTCctgaaagagaagacagacagtGACTGCGCCTGGGAAATTGTCCAACTGGAAATCAGGAGatactttcttttcattaacaagcTCATAGGAAAACTCAGGGAGTAA